The Gemmatimonadaceae bacterium DNA segment CTGGATGGCGGGAGCGGGTGAGCGTGATCGGCAAATGCGGGGCAACCGAGAGGCAATGCCGTCGAATTTCAGCGACACTGCCTCTCAGCGGGCGTCCGTTACGTCTGGTTGTAGCGCCCGTCGCAGATCTTGCTAGTGCCGTCGCTACAACTCAGCATGTAGCAGTCCTGATCGGCATCGGAGCACTTGCTCGGTTTACAGCGACACCCCTCCTCGTCCGCCTTTGCCGTCGAAGCACTCACGGCGAGTGCTCCGAATGTCAGCATCGGGATTGCAACTGCTACCCACACGAACTTGCGGAGCTTTGACTGGTGCATCATCGGTCGTGCCTCCAAACGTTGTGGTGTGGAACAACGAGATGCGTTCCGTAGGCAACTCGGAAGACGCGCGGAAATTGTTGCGATGGGTGCACGCAGGCGCAAGATGTGTCAAACCGCCGCAGTCTTGGCTTTCGAGGTAGAAAAATGGATATATTACGACTTGCTCGGTCGATTGAGGCAAGTAGAATGTGTTGTACCGATGTGGCGCAAGGCTCGATAGGGGCGACAAGATTCCAGCCCAGCGCCTCGCGCTGTACGGTCGATCTGGGGCGTGGCGAGCGAGCCAGTGACAGGCATCGAGTCCGAGTTCGTGACCACCAACCGGCGCTTCAGAATGCGCTGCCGATTTCTCATGACCGCTGTCTCATCCGAGTCGAGCGATTGCGCGGGATGCCAAGAGGAGTAGTGATTGATTCGCCGCGCGCATTCACATAGTAAGTGCAACAAAGTCCCCACGCCCGAATGCGGGTGAGGTGACCTGGGGCAGGCTAGGCTTCAGTTCTCCTCCAAGAGAAAGGACGCCATGACCTACACCCAGATCACCCTTGAAGAAAGGTACGACATTCACGCGCTCCGCAAGCTGGGCTGGACGCCGGCGGCCATCGCCCGGCGTCTCGGGCGGCACCGCAGCACCATCACGCGCGAGATCCGCCGCAACGCTTGGCGCCGGAACCAGGTGGGCTACTACCCGCTGGTCGCGCAGAGCTACACGAACGAGCGGCGGCGGGTGGCGCGGCGCGGGACGCAGTTCTCGGCTGCGGAGTGGGCCTTCTCGAGTACTGGCCTCGCGAGGACTGGAGTCCGGAGCAGATTGTCGGCTTTCACGCCCGCTTCGGGATCCACACGCCGAGCCACGAGACGAACTATCGACGCATCTGGCAGGACAAGCAGGCCGGCGGCACGCTGTGGACGCACCTGCGCATCGTGACGAAGAACCTGCGGAAGCGCTATGGCACCTGCGACAGTCGCGGGCGCCTCGCGGGCAAGCGCCATATCTCGACGCGGCGCCGCTCGTGCCGCTCGTCATACGCGACGAGCACCTCATGGGCGTCCTTCGCGACGTCGATTGCGACCCAAGTGCCCGGGGCGGTATCGTGGGGAATCGGATGCCAGTCGTCATCGGTGCTCCTGGTGGTCGGGATACCATCCAGGATGCCGCCGCTCTGCACGGCTGGCCATCCTCCTTCCGTATGTACTACGGGACGGAGTTCCACTCGTACGCGAAGCTCGAGGCACTGGTCGATGCCAAGTGCTACTTCGCGACGCCGCATCACTCGTGGGAGCGCGGCAGCAACGAGAACGCGAACGGCCTGATCCGGCAGTACCTGCCGAAGCGCCGCTCGATGAAGCAGCTCACACAGCGCGACTGCCAGCGCATCGCGGACAAACTCAACCGCCGCCCGCGCAAGCGGCTCGGCTTCAGAACTCCGGAGGAGGTCTATGCGGCCTGACGCTCAGTGTTGCACTTCGCGGTTGACTTCACAAATCCAGTCTCCCTAGTGAACGCCGTCAGCCGTTGTACAGGCGCGACGCCAGCGCGTCTCGCAGGCGCGCCGTGATCGGCCCCACCCTCCCCTTCCCCACCGGACGCCCGTCCAGCGTGACGATGGCCTGCACGTCGGTGGTCGTTCCGCAGACGAAGACTTCCTCGGCACGCGCGAGATCCACCAGCGCGACGGGACGATCCTCGAAGGCGATGCCCTGCTCGCGGATGATCTCCAGCAACACCGCGCGCGTGATGCCCGGCAGGATGTAGTTGCTCAGCGGTGCCGTGCGAAGCACGCCGTCGAGGACGACGAAGCAGTTGGTGGCCGCACCTTCGGTGACCATTCCGTCGCGATGCAGGATCGCCTCGTAGGCACCGGCCTCGCTTGCCGCCTGCCGCGCCATCACGGGGCCGAGCAGGTTCACCGTCTTGAGATCGCAACGCGCCCAGCGCTGGTCAGGATACGTGATGCCTTTGGCGCCGTTGGCGCGCATCTCGAGATTCGGGACGAAGCGCGAGGCCGAGCCGTAGATCGTCGTCGCCGTGCCGGCCGGCGGGAAGTGATGTGTGCGGGCCGTCGCGCCGCGCGTCACCTGCAGGTACACGGTGGCTTCGCCGTCCGTGAGCGCGTTGTCCTTGAGCAGGCGCAGGCACACGTCGCGCAGGCCCTCGGTGCCCGTCGGGTCGATGCGTAGTCCGCTGAGGCCCTGCGCCATCCGCGACGCGTGCGCGTCCCACGCGAAGAGCTTCCCGTTGATGGCGCGCACCACTTCATAGATGCCGTCGCCGAAGATGAACCCGCGGTCCTCCACCGGGATCAGCGCCTCGGCCTTCGGGACGAAGCGGCCGTTCAGGTACACCGTGCTCATCGCTTACCCCACCATCCGTTCGATGCCGG contains these protein-coding regions:
- a CDS encoding helix-turn-helix domain-containing protein; the encoded protein is MTYTQITLEERYDIHALRKLGWTPAAIARRLGRHRSTITREIRRNAWRRNQVGYYPLVAQSYTNERRRVARRGTQFSAAEWAFSSTGLARTGVRSRLSAFTPASGSTRRATRRTIDASGRTSRPAARCGRTCAS
- a CDS encoding IS30 family transposase, which translates into the protein MPVVIGAPGGRDTIQDAAALHGWPSSFRMYYGTEFHSYAKLEALVDAKCYFATPHHSWERGSNENANGLIRQYLPKRRSMKQLTQRDCQRIADKLNRRPRKRLGFRTPEEVYAA
- a CDS encoding D-amino acid aminotransferase; this translates as MSTVYLNGRFVPKAEALIPVEDRGFIFGDGIYEVVRAINGKLFAWDAHASRMAQGLSGLRIDPTGTEGLRDVCLRLLKDNALTDGEATVYLQVTRGATARTHHFPPAGTATTIYGSASRFVPNLEMRANGAKGITYPDQRWARCDLKTVNLLGPVMARQAASEAGAYEAILHRDGMVTEGAATNCFVVLDGVLRTAPLSNYILPGITRAVLLEIIREQGIAFEDRPVALVDLARAEEVFVCGTTTDVQAIVTLDGRPVGKGRVGPITARLRDALASRLYNG